ATTTAGAGGAAACTTCTAAGTTGCCACGTAAAGTGGTTGAGAACCTGGATGGAGACATAGGGAACCTCAAGGTCTACCTGGTGCAGGACTACAACGTTAACCTGCTCAAGAGGATGGTCAACTTTGGCCTTGGAATATTCGGAGACCTTGGGATGGACGAGTGGGGTCTGGTTCCCCAGATACGCCACGGAAACGTGTTTGTCCTGAAGGAAGAGGACAAAAAGAGGATAATCGGCCTGGCCATATTGATGAGGGACTGGGAGGACATGGAGAAGTGCTACCTCTTCGATTACGCCATAGCGGAGGACCTCCAGGGCCAGGGGCTTGGCTACCATTTCCTGGACGCCATAATTAGGAACCTGAAGGATCAGGACTTCACTAAGATGGGGCTCACCGTGGACACGGAAAACGCACCTGCTATAAGGCTATATAGGGATAAGATCGGATTTGACGTTACAGGAGAGAACAAAGACGAGTATGGAGAGGGGCACCACCGATACATAATGGAACTGGACTTCGATAGATATAACCCTCCAAAGCTGTAAATAACCGCCTGTTCCTCCGGAGGAATTCGAGGCGATAGTTTTAGATAAAAGGGGCTCTCTCGTGGAGTCCCCTTTTTTTATGTTGCTAAAACTGTATTTATCGAATATATTGTGCCTGTTTTTGTACCTGATAAAGATTATCGGAGGAGGTCTCACAGTGACCCTAGTTATCAGATCGGTGGACGAGGTGCGTCGGTTCATATCGGAGCGTAGATCGCAGGGGAAGACGGTGGGGTTGGTCCCCACCATGGGATATCTCCACAGAGGCCATATGTCCCTGGTGGAGAGGAGCCTTGAGGAAAACGACGTGACGGTGGTGTCCCTCTTCGTCAACCCGATTCAGTTTGGCCCAGGGGAGGACCTGGACCGGTATCCCAGGGACGAGGAGAGAGATCTATTCCTCCTTCAGGACGCTGGGGTAGACGTGCTTTTCGCCCCTGAGGCGGACGAGATGTACCATCCCTCTCACTCCACCTACGTCGATGAGGCGGCAATCAGCTTCCCTCTCTGCGGAGGCTCCAGGCCCGGCCACTTCAGAGGAGTGTGTACGGTGGTGCTGAAGCTCTTCAACGTCCTGTCACCTGACAGGGCCTACTTTGGCATGAAAGACTACCAGCAGCTTCAGGTCATAAATCGGATGGTCAGGGACCTTAACGTACCGGTGGCGGTTTGCCCCTGCCCTATCGTCAGGGAGGCCGACGGACTGGCCCTGAGCAGCAGAAACGTCTATCTGTCCAAGGACGAGAGGCGTTCGGCGTTGTTCCTGTCCAAATCTCTATCCGCCGCTAAGGATGCCTTTGACGGAGGGGAGAGGTCTGCCTTCGCCCTGGCGGACCTGGTATGGTCTGTCCTGGCGGAGGGAGAGGGACTGACTCCTGAGTACGTCGAGGTCCGTGACGCCGACGATCTGTCGGAGGTCGCCGAAATAACCGCCCCAGTTGTGGTGGCCCTGGCGGTCCGAGCGGGCTCCACCAGGCTCATAGACAACGTCGTACTGGGGGGATAGACCGTGTTTTTGAACATGCTCAAGTGTAAACTCCACGGAGCGGTGGTGACCGAGGCCAACCTGGAGTATCAGGGCAGCATCTCCATAGATCGGGATTTCATCGATCAGGCGGGATTTCTCATAGGGGAAAAGGTCCTGGTCGCCGACATGGAGTCAGGTAGCCGTTTTGAGACCTACGTCATAGAGGCCCCTAGAGGAAGCGGGGAGATCTGTCTGAACGGCGCCGCAGCTCGGCTTGGGACGGTGGGAGACAGGGTCATAGTCATGGCCTGGGTCCTCATGACCGAGGAAGAGGCCATCTCCCACAGGGCCAAGGTGGTCAAGATCGGACCAGACAGAGGAATAGAGAGGGTTTTCCTCATGGACGGCAACGACCGATGAGAAAGGTAACCATCCCTCAACTGATGGAGATGAAGGCCTCAGGGCGGCCCATCTCCATGATCACCGCCTACAGCTCCTGGCAGGCCGCGATGGTCCAGGAGTCCGGCGCGGAGGTCATATTGGTTGGGGATTCGCTGGGGATGGTGGAGAAGGGCTTTTCAAGCACCGTCCCTGTTACCATGGACACCATGATAGATGCCTGCTCCGCCGTGGCCAGAGGGGTGTCCTCGCCCTTTCTGGTCGGAGACATGCCCTTTATGTCCTACGAGGTGGACCGAGCTCAGGCCGTCGCCAATGCCGGGCGGTTCATCAAGGAGGCCGGTATGGACGGGGTTAAGCTGGAGGGCGGAGTTGAGAGGGCCGACACAGTCAAGGCCATAGTGGACGCTGGCATAGCGGTGGTAGGCCACATAGGCCTGACCCCCCAGTCCGCCACGTTGCTGGGCGGCTTCAGGGTGCAGGGGAAGGACCTTGCGGGGGCGGAAAAACTTCTAGCCGACGGGAGGGCCCTACAGGATGCGGGAGCCTGCTCCATAGTCCTGGAGTGCGTTCCGGCCCCTCTTGCCGAGATACTGACCAAAGATCTGTCCATTCCTACAGTCGGCATAGGGGCGGGCAGTGGATGTGACGGCCAGGTGCTTGTTTTTCACGATATCCTCGGCCTTTACGGCGACTTTCGCCCTAAGTTCGTAAAACGGTATCTGGACGGAGGAAAGGTCCTGACCGAGGCACTGGCCTCCTACGTCTCCGACGTCAGGGAGAGATCCTTTCCGGAGGAGGGCCATTCTTTCGACATGGACCTATCGGTGCTTGAGGAGCTGAACAGGCGGTGAGGATAACCGTGGTGGGCTGTGGCGCCATAGGTACCCTTTTAGCCTGCAAGCTCGCCTCGGCGGGGCACTCGGTTCAGGTGTTCCAGAGGCCTGGGGCAACCCTGGACCGGATCAGGTCCGTAGGGGTCGCCCTAGGTGACGGCGAAACGGCCTCATGGCCTGTTAAAGCGGAGGACGATCCGTTAAGGCTTGAGAGGTCAGATATTGCCATAGTCACGGTGAAGGCCTTCTCCACCGACGAGATAGCCCCGGTCCTGCCGGAGCTGCTCCTTCCCGATGGAGCCGTCCTGACGGTGCAAAACGGTCTTGGAAACGGCGAGAAGCTGTCACGTGTCCTGGGAGGGGTAAACGTAGCGGTGGGGTCCTGCACTTACGGGGCCTATCGTGACGACAAAGGGGAGGTTCACTTAGGAGGTCTGGGGGAGATAATCTTTGGTCCGGTGGAGCGGGGGAGGTACTGGCATCCTCTTGAGGATGTCCTGAACCGGTCGGGGCTCTCCGCCAGGGCGGTGGACGACCCTGCTCCCGTCCTGTGGGGTAAGCTGGTCGTAAACGCCGCTATCAACCCCGTCGCAGCCCTTATACGGAGGGAAAACGGCGGAGTCCTCTCCTCCGAGGGGCTCGCCGACCTGTGCCGATCCCTCGCCATGGAGGCCTGTTCCGTCGCCCGCTCCGTCGGAATCCCTATGGACTCCCAGGTCATGTGGGACAGGGTCAGGGCGGTGGTTCGATCCACGTCGAAAAACAGCTGTTCCATGCTCCAGGACGTCCTCGCCGGGAGGCCCACGGAGATAGAGGCTATAAGCGGCGAGATCCTGAGGTTAGGTGGAATAGATGGAATAT
The uncultured Dethiosulfovibrio sp. genome window above contains:
- a CDS encoding GNAT family N-acetyltransferase: MVENLDGDIGNLKVYLVQDYNVNLLKRMVNFGLGIFGDLGMDEWGLVPQIRHGNVFVLKEEDKKRIIGLAILMRDWEDMEKCYLFDYAIAEDLQGQGLGYHFLDAIIRNLKDQDFTKMGLTVDTENAPAIRLYRDKIGFDVTGENKDEYGEGHHRYIMELDFDRYNPPKL
- the panC gene encoding pantoate--beta-alanine ligase, with amino-acid sequence MTLVIRSVDEVRRFISERRSQGKTVGLVPTMGYLHRGHMSLVERSLEENDVTVVSLFVNPIQFGPGEDLDRYPRDEERDLFLLQDAGVDVLFAPEADEMYHPSHSTYVDEAAISFPLCGGSRPGHFRGVCTVVLKLFNVLSPDRAYFGMKDYQQLQVINRMVRDLNVPVAVCPCPIVREADGLALSSRNVYLSKDERRSALFLSKSLSAAKDAFDGGERSAFALADLVWSVLAEGEGLTPEYVEVRDADDLSEVAEITAPVVVALAVRAGSTRLIDNVVLGG
- the panD gene encoding aspartate 1-decarboxylase, coding for MFLNMLKCKLHGAVVTEANLEYQGSISIDRDFIDQAGFLIGEKVLVADMESGSRFETYVIEAPRGSGEICLNGAAARLGTVGDRVIVMAWVLMTEEEAISHRAKVVKIGPDRGIERVFLMDGNDR
- the panB gene encoding 3-methyl-2-oxobutanoate hydroxymethyltransferase, which encodes MRKVTIPQLMEMKASGRPISMITAYSSWQAAMVQESGAEVILVGDSLGMVEKGFSSTVPVTMDTMIDACSAVARGVSSPFLVGDMPFMSYEVDRAQAVANAGRFIKEAGMDGVKLEGGVERADTVKAIVDAGIAVVGHIGLTPQSATLLGGFRVQGKDLAGAEKLLADGRALQDAGACSIVLECVPAPLAEILTKDLSIPTVGIGAGSGCDGQVLVFHDILGLYGDFRPKFVKRYLDGGKVLTEALASYVSDVRERSFPEEGHSFDMDLSVLEELNRR
- a CDS encoding 2-dehydropantoate 2-reductase translates to MRITVVGCGAIGTLLACKLASAGHSVQVFQRPGATLDRIRSVGVALGDGETASWPVKAEDDPLRLERSDIAIVTVKAFSTDEIAPVLPELLLPDGAVLTVQNGLGNGEKLSRVLGGVNVAVGSCTYGAYRDDKGEVHLGGLGEIIFGPVERGRYWHPLEDVLNRSGLSARAVDDPAPVLWGKLVVNAAINPVAALIRRENGGVLSSEGLADLCRSLAMEACSVARSVGIPMDSQVMWDRVRAVVRSTSKNSCSMLQDVLAGRPTEIEAISGEILRLGGIDGISLPATETVYRLVVGLESKVV